One window of the Thermococcus sp. P6 genome contains the following:
- a CDS encoding YhbY family RNA-binding protein — protein sequence MEKRLSGKVRRALRGRYYDIPPRAWIGRRGLDEGVIAEINTQLEKDGVLKVEIRKGALISTGLDRRSIAEKVAGATDSELIDVRGKRFILFRPREGWEKYLRKLQRKELSMEKREEKPVKKVRLDIVQFRRKFKKGRD from the coding sequence ATGGAGAAACGCTTGTCTGGAAAGGTGAGAAGGGCCCTCAGGGGGAGGTACTACGACATCCCGCCGAGGGCGTGGATAGGCAGGAGAGGCCTTGATGAGGGAGTCATAGCCGAGATAAACACCCAGCTCGAGAAGGATGGTGTTCTTAAGGTTGAGATACGCAAGGGAGCGCTCATCTCCACAGGTCTCGACAGAAGGTCAATCGCCGAAAAGGTGGCCGGGGCAACGGACAGCGAGCTCATAGACGTCCGCGGCAAAAGGTTTATATTGTTCAGGCCGAGGGAAGGTTGGGAAAAGTATTTAAGGAAGCTTCAGAGAAAGGAGCTTTCGATGGAAAAACGGGAGGAAAAGCCCGTTAAGAAAGTCAGGCTCGACATCGTTCAGTTCAGGAGGAAATTCAAGAAGGGGAGGGATTGA